AGTTCAAATTGATGCTCCCGTAATATATCTTCGTACAATTCTATCCTGAATCTGGCAGATGAATTAAGTTTTTTTGGAAAAGAAACAACAAAAAGAATTTTTTGCATGATAGTAAAATGCTGAAAGTTCTCAAAGTTAAGTAATGTACACAGCATCTTTTAATTATATATTAAAAGGAGAAAGAACAAGTTGCATATACATTTGTAATAGACTAATACAAGCTTTAAATTTGCTCTTTTTACGGGCATTAACTCAAAAATATGTTAGTTGTTTTTTCGGGAAATTGTGGCAGAAGTTTATATCATTTTAGATTAGCTGCTGTAAAAAAAGTTCAGGAACTTGGTTTTACAGTAAAAGCTGTTTTGCCGGAAGATGAGTATATTGATAGACTTAAAGCCGAAGGAATAGACATTATATTGATAAAACAGATGCAACCTTCGGGAACTAACCCTGTTCAGGATTATAAATTGTACAAAGAATATTTAAAAATTTATTCTCAAATAAATCCTTCCTTAATTTTCGAGTACACTATAAAGCCACATATTTACAGTACCCTTGCTGCAAAAAAACTTAATATACCATGTATCGCCATTGTATCGGGCTTAGGATTTTCATTTACTCACTCGGGAATTATTCCTTCAATTGCCAGGAAAGTATATGGTTTTGCATTACAAAAGGCAGAACAGGTATGGTTTTCAAACAATGATGATAAATTGTTTTTTGAAAAAAAGAAATTTGTAGATAAAAATAATTCCGTTCTATTAAATGGCGAAGGTATTGATACAGATCATTATCAATATGCTCCAATTGATTATAGCAAACGCTCTTTCATTTTAATGGGAAGGCTTCTTTATGATAAGGGTGTTAAAATATATTATGAGGCTGCTTTGAAATTAAAGCAAAAATATCCACATATTGTTTTTAAAATACTAGGATTTACTAACCATGAAGATCCACGTTCTGTAAGAGCAGAAGAATTGCAGGACTGGGTAAAAACCGGCGC
The Ferruginibacter albus DNA segment above includes these coding regions:
- a CDS encoding glycosyltransferase family 4 protein, whose product is MLVVFSGNCGRSLYHFRLAAVKKVQELGFTVKAVLPEDEYIDRLKAEGIDIILIKQMQPSGTNPVQDYKLYKEYLKIYSQINPSLIFEYTIKPHIYSTLAAKKLNIPCIAIVSGLGFSFTHSGIIPSIARKVYGFALQKAEQVWFSNNDDKLFFEKKKFVDKNNSVLLNGEGIDTDHYQYAPIDYSKRSFILMGRLLYDKGVKIYYEAALKLKQKYPHIVFKILGFTNHEDPRSVRAEELQDWVKTGAVEYLGSTTNVKPFIEDSTCMVLPSFYKEGMSTALMEAASMGRPLITTNIAGCRELVNDGKSGYVCVPQNVDDLAEKMELLINMSDDDLYAMSKNSRQKMIEEFSMQRILPIYENAVRKIVK